Proteins encoded by one window of Vibrio panuliri:
- the xerC gene encoding tyrosine recombinase XerC: MSESVQPLPNGLQKPLERFYEYLRSEKGLSLHTQRNYKQQLETMAQHLLSMGLKDWTQVDAAWVRQLASKGMREGMKPSSLATRLSSLRSFFDFLILRGELTANPAKGVSAPRKKRPLPKNLDVDEVGQLLEVTDDDPLSIRDRAMMELMYGAGLRLAEMVSVNVKDVSLFSGELRVVGKGDKERKVPFSGLAKEWVGNWLKVRSTLAKPDEKALFVSKLGVRISHRNVQKRMAEWGQKQAVASHISPHKLRHSFATHMLESSNNLRAVQELLGHENISTTQIYTHLDFQHLAQVYDQAHPRAKKK, encoded by the coding sequence ATGAGCGAATCAGTACAACCTCTGCCTAACGGCTTACAAAAGCCCTTGGAGCGTTTCTATGAGTATCTTAGAAGCGAAAAAGGGCTTAGTCTGCATACCCAGCGTAATTATAAACAACAACTAGAAACCATGGCTCAGCACTTGCTAAGCATGGGATTAAAAGATTGGACTCAAGTTGATGCGGCTTGGGTAAGACAATTGGCAAGTAAAGGGATGCGGGAAGGCATGAAGCCGAGCAGCCTTGCGACTCGTTTGTCATCTTTGCGTAGTTTCTTTGATTTTTTAATCTTACGTGGTGAGCTAACGGCCAACCCAGCGAAAGGGGTCTCTGCGCCTCGTAAAAAGCGCCCGTTGCCGAAAAACCTTGATGTCGATGAAGTGGGGCAGTTACTTGAAGTAACCGATGATGATCCGCTCTCTATTCGCGACCGAGCAATGATGGAACTGATGTATGGCGCGGGTTTACGTTTGGCCGAAATGGTTAGTGTTAATGTCAAAGATGTTAGCCTATTCAGTGGGGAGCTACGCGTGGTCGGTAAGGGTGACAAAGAGCGTAAAGTGCCTTTCTCTGGTCTTGCGAAAGAGTGGGTAGGGAACTGGCTTAAAGTGCGTTCAACATTAGCAAAGCCAGATGAAAAAGCGCTGTTTGTTTCTAAACTTGGTGTGCGCATCTCTCACCGAAATGTGCAAAAACGCATGGCAGAATGGGGGCAAAAACAAGCGGTAGCAAGCCATATTAGCCCACATAAACTGCGTCACTCTTTTGCTACGCATATGCTTGAGTCGAGTAATAACCTGCGTGCGGTGCAGGAGTTACTAGGGCATGAAAATATCTCAACCACACAAATCTATACCCATTTAGATTTCCAACATTTAGCGCAAGTTTATGACCAAGCGCATCCAAGAGCGAAAAAGAAATAA
- a CDS encoding DUF484 family protein encodes MSQIEADALTAEVVAEYLRDNPDFFIHRRELVDRLALPTQEQGAVSLVHVQLNRQRQRIEELEEDITSLMSLAANNDKTFHEFMGLQEQILKCDSLLEAIKAIESKAKALGLLAYVRLFDAPSKHYQITFEHYQRFATNNLNGKSAYLGRIRQADRELLFGELNRSPELGSYVVLPLVKGKAQGLIAFSSEDGGHFQPHMDTLFLRHLALVLSHLIATLPWQMDTNERISTTSA; translated from the coding sequence GTGTCTCAGATTGAAGCGGATGCATTAACTGCGGAAGTGGTAGCAGAGTATCTGCGTGATAATCCCGATTTTTTTATCCATCGTCGAGAATTAGTTGATCGCCTTGCCTTACCTACCCAAGAGCAAGGCGCGGTATCACTAGTTCATGTGCAGCTAAATCGCCAGCGTCAACGTATTGAAGAGCTTGAAGAGGACATTACCTCATTGATGTCATTGGCAGCGAACAATGACAAAACCTTCCATGAGTTTATGGGGCTGCAAGAGCAGATCTTAAAATGTGATTCGCTATTAGAGGCGATCAAAGCGATAGAGAGTAAAGCGAAAGCGCTTGGATTGCTGGCCTACGTGCGTTTGTTTGATGCGCCATCAAAACATTATCAAATTACTTTTGAGCACTATCAACGTTTCGCAACCAACAACTTAAATGGAAAGTCGGCTTATTTAGGTCGTATACGTCAAGCTGATCGCGAGCTGTTGTTTGGCGAACTTAATCGCTCACCAGAGCTTGGGTCCTACGTTGTGCTACCATTAGTAAAAGGTAAAGCACAAGGACTCATCGCTTTCTCAAGTGAAGATGGAGGTCACTTTCAACCCCATATGGATACCCTGTTTTTACGCCACTTGGCTTTGGTCCTGTCACACTTGATAGCGACTCTACCATGGCAAATGGACACCAATGAGCGAATCAGTACAACCTCTGCCTAA
- the dapF gene encoding diaminopimelate epimerase produces MHFHFSKMHGLGNDFMVVDCITQNIFFSPELIRRMADRHTGVGFDQLLVVEAPYDPETDFHYRIFNADGSEVEQCGNGARCFARFVRMKGLTNKYSISVSTKKGKMVLNIEEDDQVTVNMGVPEFEPSKIPFKAKQMEKTYIMRAEDKTLFCGAVSMGNPHVVTVVDDVKTADVETLGPMLESHERFPERVNAGFMQVVTRNEINLRVYERGAGETQACGSGACGAVAVGILQGLLDEHVSVRLPGGELKIRWQGLGKPLYMTGPATHVYDGQMNC; encoded by the coding sequence ATGCATTTCCATTTTTCTAAAATGCATGGTTTGGGTAACGACTTTATGGTGGTCGACTGTATTACCCAAAACATTTTTTTCTCTCCTGAGTTGATTCGTCGTATGGCGGATCGACATACAGGCGTAGGTTTTGATCAATTATTAGTGGTGGAAGCACCGTATGATCCTGAAACGGACTTCCACTATCGCATTTTTAATGCTGACGGCAGCGAAGTGGAGCAGTGTGGTAACGGTGCGCGCTGCTTTGCACGTTTTGTGCGGATGAAAGGGTTAACCAATAAGTACAGCATTAGTGTGAGTACGAAAAAAGGTAAGATGGTTCTCAACATCGAAGAAGATGACCAAGTTACCGTGAACATGGGCGTACCTGAATTCGAGCCAAGTAAAATTCCATTTAAAGCGAAGCAAATGGAAAAGACCTACATTATGCGTGCTGAAGATAAGACGTTGTTCTGTGGTGCGGTCAGCATGGGTAATCCCCATGTTGTCACTGTGGTTGATGACGTTAAGACTGCCGATGTTGAAACCTTGGGGCCGATGTTAGAATCACATGAGCGTTTCCCTGAGCGAGTCAATGCTGGCTTTATGCAGGTGGTTACGCGCAATGAAATCAATCTTCGTGTCTATGAACGAGGCGCGGGAGAAACTCAAGCATGTGGCAGTGGTGCATGTGGAGCGGTTGCAGTTGGTATCCTTCAGGGGCTTTTGGACGAGCATGTGAGTGTTCGCTTACCTGGAGGTGAACTGAAGATTCGTTGGCAAGGTCTCGGTAAACCGCTCTATATGACAGGGCCTGCAACCCATGTCTATGATGGTCAGATGAACTGTTAA